In the Drosophila takahashii strain IR98-3 E-12201 chromosome 3R, DtakHiC1v2, whole genome shotgun sequence genome, one interval contains:
- the BomBc3 gene encoding uncharacterized protein BomBc3 — translation MKYLTCVLLLLALIPALIDAHPSTVVVNGRCLTCPNPDGEPVYLDGQEYRSFSSNPNDGNVVISRGAGGGGGGGSGTIYRRGGNTIVNGRCQHCNVDLY, via the exons ATGAAGTACCTGACGTGTGTTCTGCTCCTGTTGGCTTTGATTCCGGCTCTGATCGACG CTCATCCCAGCACAGTGGTGGTAAATGGCCGCTGTCTGACTT GTCCCAATCCGGATGGAGAACCCGTCTACTTGGATGGCCAGGAGTACCGCAGCTTCTCCTCGAATCCAAACGATGGCAATGTGGTAATTTCCCGGGGagcaggcggaggaggaggaggtggaagtGGCACAATTTACCGGAGGGGCGGCAACACCATCGTCAACGGGCGCTGCCAGCATTGCAACGTGGATCTCTATTAA
- the BomT3 gene encoding uncharacterized protein BomT3, with product MNNLTALAILALSALAITEAAVYIGGGCYDCNPPGGQGPGVYTGVNGGGGGGRGNGGGGGNYYNNGGGGGGGGRRPVYSGNFGPGYSNGGGGGGGGGRGGGGGYGGGYDDGGLTQIISG from the exons ATGAATAACCTGACGGCACTTGCGATTCTCGCTCTTTCTGCCCTGGCTATAACGGAGGCAGCTGTTTACATTGGCGGCGGTTGCTACGACT GTAATCCGCCTGGAGGCCAGGGACCCGGAGTCTACACAGGTGTCAACggtggaggcggaggaggccgAGGAAATGGCGGTGGCGGAGGAAACTACTATAACAACGGTggtggaggaggcggaggaggtcGGCGCCCAGTATATTCGGGCAACTTCGGACCAGGCTACAGCaacggtggaggaggaggaggaggtggaggtcGCGGGGGTGGTGGAGGTTATGGAGGTGGTTACGATGATGGCGGTCTAACGCAGATTATAAGCGGCTGA